In a single window of the Balneolaceae bacterium genome:
- the uvrC gene encoding excinuclease ABC subunit UvrC — protein sequence MSDINVQQKVDNLPASPGVYMFRDSGGRMLYIGKAKRLRNRVRSYFQESAAHDGRIKVMISKIDDLEVIVTDSEAEALILENTLIKKHQPRYNVLYRDDKSYPYICVTKADRPRVFPTRTVVSDGSKYFGPYDSVTHMKRMLETIRKAFNLCTCAVSRKNIDRTKGPPKWGSCFDDYLERCSADMDLEEYNDTIDKVERMLNGRTDALISDLKEEMQIASDALEFEQAARIRDSLEAVQRYSKKMKMVSDKKVDRDLFALTVDRELGEACGVLFKIREGKLIGKFHRFLRNIEHLEEGEMLQSFVEDYYAGRREFGAEIIPDEVYVSVELDDDEALLQFLWQEKGKKVPVHRPQRGEKAKMIRMGRSNAKLLLGERKLEKQKAERDRIPHSVRELAEHLGLQRLPRRIECFDNSNLQGSDPVASMVQFVDAQPRKSAYKRFKIKSVEGPDDYASMKEVVARRYRRVQKEGEQAPDLVVVDGGKGQLSSAVEAMKEIGYFGSSEIVGLSKRLEEVWLPGRGEPVMIPKTSSALKLLQKVRDEAHRFAVAYHRNRRSGRTLKTELTKIDGIGDKTARKLLKHFGSVKGVREAEQSELMEQIGEKTGRRVWKHFHGS from the coding sequence GTGTCCGATATCAACGTACAGCAGAAAGTCGACAACCTGCCCGCCTCCCCCGGCGTCTATATGTTCAGGGACAGCGGGGGCCGCATGCTCTATATCGGCAAGGCCAAGCGGCTGCGCAACCGCGTACGCTCCTACTTCCAGGAGTCGGCCGCCCATGACGGGCGCATCAAAGTGATGATCTCCAAGATTGACGACCTGGAGGTGATCGTCACCGATTCCGAGGCGGAGGCCCTCATCCTGGAAAACACCCTCATCAAGAAGCACCAGCCGCGCTACAACGTGCTCTACCGGGACGACAAGTCCTATCCCTACATCTGCGTGACCAAGGCCGACCGTCCCCGGGTCTTCCCGACGCGCACGGTGGTCAGCGACGGGAGCAAGTATTTCGGGCCGTACGACAGCGTGACCCACATGAAGCGGATGCTCGAGACCATTCGCAAGGCCTTCAACCTCTGCACCTGCGCCGTCTCGCGCAAGAATATCGACCGCACCAAGGGTCCCCCGAAATGGGGCTCATGCTTCGACGACTACCTGGAGCGGTGCTCGGCGGACATGGACCTGGAGGAGTACAACGACACCATCGACAAGGTGGAGCGCATGCTGAACGGGCGCACCGACGCTCTTATCAGCGACCTGAAGGAGGAGATGCAGATTGCCTCCGACGCCCTGGAGTTCGAACAGGCGGCCCGCATCCGCGACAGCCTGGAGGCAGTGCAGCGCTACAGCAAGAAGATGAAAATGGTAAGCGACAAGAAGGTGGACCGCGATCTCTTCGCCCTGACGGTGGACAGGGAGTTGGGGGAGGCCTGCGGGGTGCTCTTCAAGATTCGCGAGGGCAAGCTCATCGGCAAGTTTCACCGCTTTCTGCGCAACATCGAGCACCTGGAGGAGGGGGAGATGCTGCAGTCCTTCGTGGAGGACTACTACGCCGGCCGTCGCGAATTTGGAGCGGAGATCATACCCGACGAGGTCTATGTGAGCGTTGAACTGGACGACGACGAGGCCCTTCTGCAGTTTCTTTGGCAGGAAAAAGGAAAAAAAGTTCCTGTCCACCGCCCCCAGCGCGGCGAGAAGGCCAAGATGATCCGAATGGGACGATCCAACGCCAAACTGCTGCTGGGCGAGCGCAAGCTGGAGAAGCAGAAGGCCGAACGCGACCGAATTCCCCATTCGGTGCGCGAGCTTGCCGAACACCTCGGCCTGCAGCGGCTCCCGCGACGCATCGAGTGTTTTGACAATTCCAACCTGCAGGGCAGTGATCCCGTGGCATCCATGGTGCAGTTCGTGGACGCCCAGCCCCGTAAGAGCGCCTACAAACGGTTTAAAATCAAATCCGTGGAGGGGCCCGACGACTACGCCTCCATGAAGGAGGTGGTGGCCAGGCGCTACCGGAGGGTCCAGAAGGAGGGGGAACAGGCGCCCGACCTGGTGGTGGTCGACGGAGGGAAGGGCCAGCTCAGCAGCGCCGTGGAAGCCATGAAGGAGATCGGTTATTTCGGATCAAGCGAAATTGTGGGACTCTCCAAGCGCCTGGAGGAGGTCTGGCTTCCCGGCAGAGGCGAACCCGTCATGATTCCCAAGACCTCCAGCGCCCTGAAACTGCTGCAGAAGGTGCGTGACGAGGCGCACCGATTCGCCGTGGCCTACCACCGCAACAGGCGCAGCGGGAGGACCCTGAAGACCGAGCTCACGAAGATCGACGGCATAGGCGACAAGACCGCCCGGAAACTGCTCAAACACTTCGGATCGGTGAAAGGCGTACGCGAAGCCGAGCAGTCCGAGCTCATGGAGCAGATAGGGGAGAAGACCGGTCGGAGGGTCTGGAAGCACTTTCACGGGTCCTGA
- a CDS encoding sigma-70 family RNA polymerase sigma factor: protein MKFERSDHISSKYEKLDDKDLVRFYRQNGDEQAFRELMNRHQSKIYSYIYSMVGSGDVADDIFQETFTKVITKMDDTYNEQGKWIAWVMRIAHNATIDYIRKQKRFVDVSSDYDKESNTDFYDRLPDEDLVGAQEQLEKDEAKSSLMRHIADLPDEQRTVVMLRHYYEMPFKEIAELTDVSINTALGRMRYALINLRKLFDQETEQESSKYAK, encoded by the coding sequence ATGAAATTCGAACGCAGCGACCATATCAGCTCCAAGTACGAAAAACTGGACGACAAGGACCTGGTCCGTTTCTACAGGCAGAACGGAGACGAGCAGGCCTTCCGGGAGCTTATGAACCGGCACCAGTCCAAGATCTATTCGTACATCTACTCCATGGTCGGAAGCGGCGACGTGGCCGATGACATCTTCCAGGAGACCTTTACCAAGGTGATCACCAAGATGGATGACACCTACAACGAACAGGGTAAATGGATTGCCTGGGTGATGCGCATCGCGCATAACGCCACCATCGACTACATCAGAAAACAAAAACGGTTCGTGGACGTTAGTTCTGACTACGACAAGGAGTCGAACACCGACTTCTACGACCGTCTGCCCGATGAAGACCTGGTAGGCGCGCAGGAACAGCTCGAAAAGGACGAGGCAAAATCGAGCCTCATGCGGCACATCGCCGACCTCCCGGACGAGCAGCGCACAGTAGTGATGCTTCGCCATTACTACGAGATGCCCTTTAAGGAAATTGCGGAACTTACGGATGTTTCCATAAACACCGCACTAGGACGCATGCGGTATGCGTTAATCAACCTTAGAAAACTCTTCGACCAGGAAACAGAACAAGAGTCAAGCAAGTATGCGAAATGA
- the recO gene encoding DNA repair protein RecO produces MIVHTEAIVFRTVDFKESSRIVTLFTREQGKLAVMVHGARKPKGKFGGLMEVGNLLEVVYYYKSTRSVQTLSEASYLEKTLQLRTDFRKMALMTSSVELINQLLHEGEVNVPIYRRTRNFLLWLDRTERDPRAVFPYLQLRLAEDMGLGIRLLPGGEGRDHYLTMESGEVSTESDARHAYKLTQNQLLYVRLALGEESGALFRVDFDSGELKALIQLLDRYLQYHVEGLKERRSDAIFEQILE; encoded by the coding sequence ATGATCGTCCACACCGAAGCCATCGTCTTCCGGACCGTCGACTTCAAGGAGTCGAGCCGCATCGTCACCCTCTTCACCCGGGAGCAGGGTAAGCTGGCCGTAATGGTGCACGGGGCGCGCAAACCCAAGGGCAAGTTCGGGGGACTGATGGAGGTGGGCAACCTGCTGGAGGTGGTCTACTATTACAAAAGCACCCGCTCCGTGCAAACCCTATCGGAGGCCTCCTACCTCGAAAAGACCCTTCAACTGCGCACCGACTTCCGCAAAATGGCCCTGATGACCTCCTCCGTGGAGCTCATCAACCAGCTGCTGCACGAAGGGGAGGTAAACGTGCCCATCTACCGGCGCACACGTAACTTCCTGCTATGGCTGGACCGCACCGAGCGCGACCCTAGGGCCGTTTTCCCCTACCTTCAGCTGCGGCTGGCCGAGGATATGGGACTGGGTATCCGCCTGCTTCCGGGAGGGGAGGGGCGGGACCACTACCTGACCATGGAGAGCGGGGAGGTATCCACGGAAAGCGATGCGCGCCATGCTTATAAATTGACACAAAATCAGTTACTTTACGTACGCCTCGCCCTGGGGGAGGAGAGCGGGGCGCTTTTTCGGGTCGATTTCGACAGCGGCGAGCTCAAGGCACTGATTCAGCTGCTGGACCGTTACCTGCAATACCACGTGGAAGGGCTGAAGGAGCGGCGCTCCGATGCCATCTTTGAACAAATTCTGGAGTAA
- a CDS encoding RluA family pseudouridine synthase, protein MNSTGTKPDIPIFHEDEHLLVVNKPAGLLSQADHTGDPDLLSLCKRYLRAGGARDPFLGLVHRLDRPVAGVMMLAKTRRAAEDLARQVRDRLVQKTYRVTVFGKTAVNGVLTHHLEKDRSRNVVTARDETGTDSKEAVLSFARLDMAEEGGQTLCLLSVHLQTGRPHQIRVQLAAVGHAVWGDYKYGPEQPDGRAMALRAYELVLRHPATGKEMRFTSQLPQEDPWNRFNTSSEE, encoded by the coding sequence ATGAACAGTACCGGAACCAAGCCCGACATACCCATATTCCACGAGGATGAACACCTGCTTGTGGTGAACAAGCCTGCGGGGCTGCTCTCCCAGGCCGATCATACCGGCGACCCCGACCTGCTGAGCCTCTGCAAGAGGTATCTTCGGGCCGGAGGCGCCCGCGATCCCTTTTTGGGACTGGTCCACCGCCTTGACCGGCCTGTGGCCGGGGTGATGATGCTCGCCAAAACGCGCCGGGCCGCCGAAGACCTGGCCCGCCAGGTACGCGACCGCCTGGTGCAGAAGACCTACCGGGTGACGGTCTTCGGAAAAACGGCGGTCAACGGCGTGCTGACCCATCACCTGGAGAAAGACCGCAGCCGCAACGTGGTGACCGCCCGAGATGAGACGGGGACAGACAGCAAAGAGGCGGTGCTCTCCTTCGCCCGCCTGGACATGGCCGAGGAAGGCGGGCAAACCCTCTGCCTGCTGTCGGTACATCTCCAGACAGGCCGCCCACATCAAATCCGCGTGCAGCTCGCCGCCGTGGGCCACGCCGTATGGGGAGACTACAAATATGGCCCGGAGCAGCCCGACGGGCGGGCCATGGCGCTGCGCGCCTACGAGCTGGTCCTACGACATCCCGCAACCGGCAAGGAGATGCGTTTTACTTCCCAACTTCCGCAGGAAGACCCGTGGAATCGTTTCAATACATCATCGGAGGAATAA
- a CDS encoding DUF4920 domain-containing protein gives MRYAILTFVFLFGGITLSQAQDTQSQNSESQQEVIQLSDPVEQTDDYRVFGSAFEEEGEILAIDSVIASAEQYDGQRLKAEGTIKQVCQKKGCFFMLESEGVQARITFKDYGFFIPTNTAGLTVKVDGTFAVKELSEEQAKHYAEDAGEDADAISGPQQEYTLVATSVKIMDRPE, from the coding sequence ATGAGATACGCCATCCTTACCTTTGTCTTTCTATTCGGGGGAATTACCCTTTCCCAGGCCCAGGATACCCAAAGCCAGAATTCCGAATCCCAGCAGGAGGTCATCCAGCTCTCTGATCCGGTGGAGCAGACCGACGACTACCGCGTCTTCGGCTCCGCTTTCGAGGAGGAGGGGGAGATCCTGGCCATTGACTCGGTCATCGCCTCCGCGGAACAGTATGACGGGCAGCGCCTGAAAGCCGAGGGCACCATCAAGCAGGTCTGCCAGAAAAAAGGCTGCTTCTTCATGCTGGAGTCAGAAGGCGTGCAGGCCCGCATCACCTTCAAGGACTACGGCTTTTTTATCCCCACCAACACGGCCGGGCTGACAGTAAAGGTGGACGGCACCTTCGCCGTCAAGGAACTCAGCGAGGAGCAGGCCAAGCATTACGCTGAAGACGCCGGCGAGGACGCGGACGCCATCAGCGGTCCCCAGCAGGAGTATACCCTGGTAGCCACCTCGGTTAAAATCATGGACCGCCCGGAATAG
- a CDS encoding VTT domain-containing protein: MMNPTLRSWILGWKGLLLAYLLLLGASHALMALQSDKADGVGVGQSLELAVTEGDSLTSRTVRFSYQDRYRGSRPDPTTLLLLSAGERVRPLAEGLSDSLRVIQLGGPAQDPSADSLPDYSMQSRARYASQLLDSLGVENVHVLGHNRGGAAAIHFAHDDSARTASLTLLSAIGVQELRLLGSHPINRAVYGFQLGVTWMARNLTPHFGSLGSQLTLSHVRGNFDTDQRPLRGYLEGYSKPMLIQHGQDDAVVPSVVAKEHARIVPQSVLELYSGDHSLAADRSAELASRITVFVGEVEAGKALTRAGAPQHRLEEAARSFENIDFARFEGLSLAILMFIIAISTFVSEDLTCIGAGLLAARGLLGFLPATAACFLGIFIGDMGLYLIGRFLGRPALKKAPLKWMISEADLKRSSEWFAAKGPAIIIASRFLPGSRLPTYLSAGMVGAGFWMFTFYFLVAAVAWTPILVGLSMLVGSELIAWFSVYSNYAIWVILGTLLFLVVFVKGVMPAFSYRGRRLLVSRWRRITRWEFWPVWVLYAPVCLYIGWLSLRYRSLTLFTAANPGMPEGGFVGESKSDILELMGRQPFLPPWTLIAADLPPGNRILEAREFLNREEMTFPVVLKPDRGQRGQGVHIVHSRERLEELLSDAGCDLILQGYVEGEEYGVFYYRMPGEQTGHIFSITCKSLLYLKGDGASTIEELILEDDRAVSLAKRHLQAQRNRLYEIPAEDERVSLVEIGTHARGARFRDGAEYITDDLRRAMDRISGSLKGFAFGRYDLKAPSPEALKRGEGLKVIEVNGVTSESTNIYDPSNSFLDAQRILMRQWKLAFETGRRQAERGHEPASPWKLLRRIAAFLTGRN; the protein is encoded by the coding sequence ATGATGAACCCCACGCTTCGCTCCTGGATACTTGGTTGGAAGGGCCTGCTGCTGGCCTACCTGCTGCTGCTGGGCGCTTCCCACGCCTTGATGGCTCTGCAATCCGACAAAGCCGATGGTGTCGGAGTAGGACAGAGCCTTGAGCTGGCGGTGACGGAAGGGGACAGCCTCACCAGTCGCACGGTGCGTTTTTCCTATCAGGACCGCTACCGGGGATCCCGCCCCGATCCTACAACCCTGCTGCTGCTTTCGGCCGGCGAGCGCGTGCGACCTCTCGCCGAAGGGTTGTCAGACTCCCTGAGGGTGATCCAGCTTGGCGGGCCCGCCCAGGACCCCTCGGCCGACAGCCTGCCCGACTACTCCATGCAGAGCCGCGCCCGCTACGCGTCCCAGCTTCTCGACTCCCTGGGTGTGGAGAACGTGCATGTGCTGGGACACAATCGCGGCGGTGCGGCTGCTATCCATTTTGCGCACGACGACTCCGCCCGGACCGCCTCGTTGACCCTGCTCTCGGCCATAGGCGTGCAGGAGCTCCGCCTGCTGGGCTCCCATCCCATCAACAGGGCCGTCTACGGCTTCCAGCTGGGCGTGACCTGGATGGCCCGAAACCTGACGCCGCATTTCGGTAGCCTGGGTTCCCAACTCACGCTCAGCCATGTGCGGGGTAATTTTGACACCGACCAGCGTCCCCTTCGGGGCTACCTAGAAGGCTACAGCAAGCCCATGCTCATTCAGCACGGGCAAGATGACGCGGTAGTACCATCCGTGGTAGCCAAGGAACACGCCCGCATCGTGCCGCAGAGTGTGCTGGAGTTATACAGCGGCGATCACAGCCTGGCGGCGGACCGCAGCGCCGAGCTCGCCTCCCGCATCACGGTCTTTGTAGGCGAGGTGGAGGCGGGCAAGGCCCTCACACGCGCCGGTGCCCCGCAGCATCGCCTGGAGGAGGCCGCACGCTCTTTCGAGAACATCGATTTCGCCCGTTTTGAGGGACTCAGCCTTGCCATTCTCATGTTCATTATTGCCATCAGCACTTTTGTGAGTGAAGACCTCACCTGCATCGGGGCCGGACTGCTGGCCGCGCGGGGACTCCTGGGCTTCCTGCCGGCCACGGCGGCCTGTTTCCTGGGTATTTTTATTGGGGATATGGGACTCTACCTGATCGGGCGTTTCCTGGGGCGGCCTGCACTCAAGAAGGCCCCGCTGAAGTGGATGATCTCAGAAGCGGACCTCAAGCGAAGCTCCGAGTGGTTCGCCGCCAAGGGTCCCGCCATCATTATCGCCAGCCGTTTTCTGCCGGGCAGCCGCCTGCCCACTTACCTGAGCGCAGGCATGGTGGGGGCAGGCTTCTGGATGTTTACCTTCTACTTTCTGGTGGCGGCCGTGGCGTGGACGCCCATCCTGGTGGGCCTATCCATGCTGGTGGGCAGCGAACTTATCGCCTGGTTTTCGGTCTATAGCAACTACGCTATCTGGGTTATCCTGGGAACCCTTCTGTTTCTTGTCGTATTTGTCAAGGGCGTGATGCCCGCCTTCAGCTACCGGGGACGTCGCCTGCTGGTCTCCCGATGGCGTCGCATCACCCGCTGGGAATTCTGGCCGGTCTGGGTGCTCTACGCGCCTGTCTGCCTCTATATTGGCTGGCTGTCACTTCGTTACCGCAGCCTTACCCTTTTTACCGCAGCCAACCCGGGCATGCCCGAGGGCGGTTTTGTGGGCGAGTCGAAGTCGGATATCCTGGAGCTCATGGGACGGCAGCCCTTCCTTCCGCCGTGGACTCTCATAGCCGCCGATCTTCCCCCCGGCAACCGCATACTCGAGGCGCGCGAATTCCTCAACCGGGAAGAGATGACGTTTCCGGTGGTCCTCAAGCCCGACCGGGGACAGCGTGGGCAGGGCGTCCACATCGTACATTCGCGAGAGCGACTGGAGGAGCTGCTTTCCGATGCCGGCTGCGACCTCATCCTGCAGGGCTATGTCGAAGGGGAGGAGTACGGGGTCTTCTACTACCGCATGCCCGGGGAGCAGACGGGACATATTTTCTCCATCACCTGCAAGTCTCTGCTCTACCTGAAAGGGGATGGCGCCTCCACCATCGAAGAGCTCATCCTGGAAGACGACCGGGCGGTCTCTCTTGCCAAGCGGCACCTGCAGGCCCAGCGCAACCGCCTCTACGAAATTCCGGCCGAGGACGAGCGTGTATCGCTGGTGGAAATAGGTACGCATGCACGGGGTGCGCGTTTTCGCGACGGGGCCGAGTACATTACCGATGATCTACGCAGGGCCATGGACCGCATAAGCGGCAGCCTGAAGGGATTTGCCTTCGGGCGCTATGACCTGAAAGCACCCTCTCCCGAAGCTCTGAAGAGGGGCGAGGGGTTGAAGGTGATCGAGGTGAACGGGGTCACCTCCGAGTCCACCAATATCTACGACCCATCAAACAGCTTCCTGGATGCGCAGCGCATCCTCATGAGGCAGTGGAAACTTGCCTTTGAAACAGGCCGCCGGCAGGCGGAAAGGGGGCACGAGCCTGCGAGCCCGTGGAAGCTTCTGAGGCGCATAGCCGCCTTCCTTACGGGAAGAAACTGA
- a CDS encoding type II toxin-antitoxin system VapC family toxin: protein MKQYLLDTDICVYFIKGLHDLKSKFKQVGPEHCFISEITLAELKFGVAHSQHQEKNQKALDNFLSGIQILPIYPVLDVYASEKSRLRKSGKTVDDFDLLIGSTSVVFNLIMVTNNTRHFQPILELRLENWI, encoded by the coding sequence TTGAAACAATACCTGCTCGACACCGACATCTGTGTTTACTTTATCAAGGGATTGCATGATCTGAAATCGAAGTTCAAACAGGTCGGTCCAGAACACTGCTTCATTTCTGAAATCACATTGGCAGAATTGAAGTTTGGAGTTGCTCACAGCCAACATCAAGAGAAGAATCAAAAAGCGCTTGATAATTTTTTGTCAGGTATACAGATTCTTCCCATCTATCCAGTACTCGATGTCTATGCTTCAGAGAAATCCCGACTCCGAAAATCTGGAAAAACAGTAGATGATTTCGATTTATTGATTGGATCAACTTCTGTTGTATTTAATCTCATCATGGTGACAAATAATACTCGTCACTTCCAACCTATATTAGAGCTGAGATTGGAAAACTGGATTTAA
- the rmuC gene encoding DNA recombination protein RmuC, giving the protein MESFNLLFLLAGLLLGSALVWLYLRSRGGLTQGEASALREQKEEALRTISRLEERNERLDAEAQEQRNRMQQQMDRANESEKKLARRETELENLQDRLDEQKEEMQALQERFKEEFENLANKILEEKSKKFTEQNKEKLDQLLKPLGEKLQEFKKQVEETHKEDLKGRSSLEQHLKHLYELNQQMSKEAKDLTRALKGDTGKQGKWGEVILQRILEKSGLTEGREYETQVGARTEEGGQRILDVVVKLPDEKHIIIDSKVSLSAYEQFISAEEDEEREKHLKQHVQSMRSHVKGLSSKNYQELYGEYSPDFVLMFVPIESAFGVALQQDTDLYYEAFEKNIVIVSPSTLLATLATIDSVWKQEYQNKNAMEIAERGGALYDKFTLFVESMEDIGQRIRQTQDSYDQAMTRLSAGHGNVIRQVEMLRELGAKASKKLPEHLADPKELEENSAGRDGEEANGS; this is encoded by the coding sequence ATGGAATCGTTCAACCTTCTTTTTCTGCTCGCCGGACTTTTGCTGGGGTCCGCCTTGGTCTGGCTCTACCTGCGCAGCCGCGGGGGACTCACCCAGGGTGAGGCTTCGGCACTGAGAGAGCAGAAGGAGGAGGCGCTGCGCACCATATCCCGGCTGGAAGAGCGAAACGAGCGTCTGGATGCCGAGGCGCAGGAACAGCGCAACCGCATGCAGCAGCAGATGGACCGTGCCAACGAGTCCGAGAAGAAGCTGGCACGCCGTGAGACCGAACTGGAAAACCTGCAGGATCGCCTGGACGAGCAAAAAGAGGAGATGCAGGCCCTGCAGGAGCGCTTTAAGGAGGAGTTCGAGAACCTGGCCAACAAGATTCTGGAGGAGAAGTCCAAAAAATTCACCGAACAGAACAAGGAGAAACTCGACCAGCTTCTCAAGCCCCTGGGCGAAAAACTTCAGGAGTTCAAGAAGCAGGTGGAGGAGACCCACAAGGAGGATCTCAAGGGGCGCAGCTCGCTCGAGCAGCATCTCAAGCACCTCTATGAGCTGAACCAGCAGATGAGCAAGGAGGCCAAGGACCTCACCCGGGCGCTGAAGGGCGATACGGGCAAGCAGGGCAAGTGGGGGGAGGTTATCCTGCAGCGCATCCTGGAGAAGTCGGGCCTTACCGAGGGGAGGGAGTACGAGACCCAGGTGGGGGCCAGGACGGAGGAGGGTGGCCAGCGGATCCTCGATGTGGTGGTAAAGCTGCCCGACGAAAAACACATCATCATCGACTCCAAGGTATCCCTTTCGGCCTACGAGCAATTTATTTCAGCCGAAGAGGATGAGGAGCGTGAGAAGCACCTGAAACAGCACGTGCAGTCCATGCGCTCGCACGTCAAGGGACTCAGCTCCAAGAACTACCAGGAACTCTACGGGGAGTACAGCCCCGATTTTGTACTCATGTTTGTGCCAATTGAGTCCGCCTTTGGCGTTGCACTGCAACAAGATACTGATCTTTACTACGAAGCATTCGAGAAAAATATTGTGATCGTGAGTCCCTCCACACTGCTGGCTACCCTGGCCACCATCGACAGCGTCTGGAAACAGGAGTACCAGAACAAGAACGCCATGGAGATCGCCGAAAGGGGCGGGGCGCTGTACGACAAATTTACGCTCTTTGTAGAGAGCATGGAAGACATCGGCCAGCGCATCCGGCAGACGCAAGATAGTTACGACCAGGCGATGACCCGGCTCTCCGCCGGACACGGCAACGTGATCCGCCAGGTGGAGATGCTCCGCGAGCTCGGCGCCAAGGCCTCCAAGAAACTGCCTGAGCACCTGGCCGATCCCAAAGAGCTGGAGGAGAATAGTGCGGGTAGGGACGGCGAAGAAGCGAACGGCAGTTGA
- a CDS encoding sodium:solute symporter family protein — MENWVIVLIICGIYLLLTLAMGIIPGLKVSDSVTGFVAGDRSMNLLILYFVMGASIFSSFAFLGGPGWAYSRGAAAFYIIAYGTTGLIPLYFFGPKVRRLGERFGFVTQAEIMEDRYDSRSLSILLALLSITVFIPYLTLQMKGAGYILTTISEGAIPQWAGAGIAYLVVLIYVWFSGVMGVGWTNTFQGMFMMAIAWFLGLWLPFKLFGGVGPMFEAIAASDFSAMLSAPGLAGDGTPWNWWGFSSAVLVSAIGFSVWPHFFMRSFAANSDRTMKLTVVLYPTFQLFLVPILIIGFTAVLAYPGVEPADSILPYVLTQLELPVVLIGLVCAGALAASMSSGDAILHSAASVGVRDGIAKFLPDRWKNDHLQRRLIRLLVIVISLVAYYFAVFSEVPIVNLLLGSYGGVAQIFPPVFCMFYWRRANGKGALAGLVGGVAVTILFLLWPELRPLPLHEGIYGLVANIALLTGVSLATQPEAKERVERYMKA, encoded by the coding sequence ATGGAGAACTGGGTCATCGTCCTCATCATCTGCGGCATCTACCTGCTGCTCACCCTTGCCATGGGCATCATTCCGGGCCTGAAAGTCTCCGACAGTGTCACCGGATTCGTGGCGGGCGACCGCTCCATGAACCTGCTCATCCTCTACTTCGTGATGGGCGCCTCCATCTTCTCAAGCTTTGCCTTTCTCGGGGGACCTGGCTGGGCCTACTCGCGGGGCGCCGCGGCCTTCTACATCATCGCCTACGGCACCACGGGACTGATACCGCTCTATTTTTTCGGTCCCAAGGTGCGAAGACTGGGTGAGCGCTTCGGCTTCGTGACCCAGGCGGAAATCATGGAGGACCGCTACGACAGCCGCAGCCTCTCCATCCTGCTGGCCCTGCTCTCCATCACCGTATTCATCCCCTACCTCACCCTGCAGATGAAGGGCGCCGGCTACATCCTGACTACCATCAGCGAGGGGGCCATCCCGCAGTGGGCCGGTGCGGGCATCGCCTACCTGGTGGTGCTGATCTACGTGTGGTTCAGCGGCGTGATGGGCGTGGGGTGGACCAACACCTTCCAGGGCATGTTCATGATGGCAATCGCCTGGTTCCTGGGACTCTGGCTGCCTTTCAAGCTCTTCGGCGGGGTGGGTCCCATGTTCGAGGCCATCGCCGCCAGCGACTTCTCGGCCATGCTCTCCGCACCCGGCCTGGCCGGCGACGGCACCCCGTGGAACTGGTGGGGCTTCAGCTCGGCCGTGCTGGTCTCGGCCATCGGCTTTTCGGTCTGGCCCCACTTTTTCATGCGCTCCTTCGCCGCCAACAGCGACCGCACCATGAAACTCACCGTGGTGCTCTACCCCACGTTCCAGCTCTTCCTGGTGCCCATACTGATCATCGGCTTCACCGCCGTGCTGGCCTACCCCGGCGTGGAACCCGCCGACTCCATTCTGCCCTACGTGCTCACCCAGCTCGAGCTGCCGGTGGTGCTCATCGGCCTGGTTTGTGCGGGGGCCCTGGCGGCCTCCATGAGCTCCGGGGACGCCATCCTGCACTCGGCCGCCTCGGTGGGCGTGCGCGACGGCATCGCCAAGTTTCTCCCGGATCGTTGGAAAAACGACCACCTGCAACGACGTCTCATCCGCCTGCTGGTCATCGTGATAAGCCTGGTGGCCTACTATTTCGCCGTATTTTCCGAGGTGCCCATCGTGAACCTGCTGCTGGGCTCCTACGGGGGCGTGGCGCAGATCTTCCCACCGGTCTTCTGCATGTTCTACTGGAGGCGGGCCAACGGCAAAGGCGCCCTTGCCGGCCTGGTGGGCGGGGTGGCCGTGACCATCCTGTTCCTGCTCTGGCCCGAGCTGCGTCCCCTCCCCCTGCACGAAGGCATCTACGGGCTGGTCGCCAATATCGCCCTGCTTACGGGCGTCAGCCTGGCCACCCAGCCGGAAGCGAAGGAACGGGTGGAGCGTTACATGAAGGCCTGA